A DNA window from Setaria viridis chromosome 2, Setaria_viridis_v4.0, whole genome shotgun sequence contains the following coding sequences:
- the LOC117845927 gene encoding condensin-2 complex subunit H2, which produces MDGGGGGGGDGGSSGGRFPILQANRDPESNWELDVAKSLEEYLLKICSGEVTGEDGAHSVNFAEAALLLQGSVQVYSRKVEYLYSLVLHALEFLSQKKQDQQENGSAHTNENDPSTIHNEEDDIFMGLDDVPAEARTSLDNNVDRDDLKRKTVRPPANLLVFEGDCLDSEASELDSYLLATCDFYGDFLLLDPCDAPAVFEFLQGKCSGEENSVAHPGSSVPSKSRPYVFTSPNGRSGGTGRKSAPGKVQGDLDPTQENPSQSSANKTPDNLNADYRDWSDPHDPGFPGEHIPDPDDLEDPMDPVGEDSDDEDPWKPLNPHEPGNLKIRPYKRVKGSARQVMGTAKKKTLTSLFPMAKMDSVIIPEHAKPFEAQQSQQEELHPSQSPPPYEKHMRSFQYGEQGNPDVFGDSTYDTGPDTDVGFGGIDDPGSPMCGGMGDEFESPTCPAEKKEEPPYETQVSQENIDTHESLDDLCRSHLNKLLASIAEVEQQSEMDARVSTWKERIELALEEQDKNPPFDISSYGEQILDTLSSRTDGMGIATFSEIVNGRPKYEVARTFSAMLQLVNGRSVDLDKGQATNELVCYTAENPFHVKIIGPNRRPEMEARFARKRAKSPLQNPDKGVESSLAQQESHKKPSHKNGKIPVKTAIRLTPDGKRRRRSAAHLMQPINLESSG; this is translated from the exons atggacggtggcggcggcggcggtggggatggGGGCTCGAGCGGCGGGAGGTTCCCCATTCTGCAGGCGAACCGGGACCCCGAGTCGAACTGGGAGTTGGACGTCGCCAAGAGCCTCGAGGAGTACCTGCTCAAGATCTGCTCCGGCGAGGTCACAGGCGAGGACGGGGCCCACTCCGTCAACTTTGCCGAAG CGGCACTATTACTCCAGGGATCAGTTCAAGTGTACAGTAGGAAGGTGGAGTACTTGTACTCATTGGTGCTTCATGCGTTGGAGTTCCTCTCGCAAAAGAA GCAGGATCAGCAGGAAAATGGCTCAGCTCACACTAATGAAAATGACCCTAGCACAATTCataatgaagaagatgatatATTTATGGGGTTAGATGATGTTCCAG CGGAAGCAAGGACCTCTCTGGATAACAATGTTGATCGAGATGATTTAAAAAGAAAGACTGTGAGGCCACCAGCAAATCTGCTGGTGTTTGAAGGAGACTGTCTGGATAGCGAAGCGAGTGAGCTAGACTCGTATTTG TTAGCAACATGTGATTTTTATGGAGATTTCCTCCTTCTGGATCCATGTGACGCGCCAGCTGTTTTTGAATTTCTGCAAGGAAAATGTTCTGGTGAAGAAAATAGTGTGGCTCATCCAGGCAGCTCAGTGCCTTCTAAAAGCCGACCCTATGTTTTCACTTCCCCGAATGGAAGATCGGGGGGCACAGGCCGTAAATCGGCCCCTGGAAAAGTTCAAGGAGATCTAGATCCAACTCAGGAGAACCCTAGCCAATCAAGTGCAAATAAAACTCCAGATAATCTCAATGCAGACTACAGAGATTGGTCTGATCCTCATGACCCTGGCTTTCCAGGTGAACACATACCTGACCCAGATGATTTAGAGGATCCTATGGATCCTGTTGGGGaggattctgatgatgaggatcCATGGAAGCCTTTGAATCCCCATGAACCTGGCAACCTAAAGATTAGACCTTACAAGAGAG TTAAAGGTTCTGCACGGCAGGTTATGGGCACTGCAAAAAAGAAAACTCTCACATCTTTATTTCCTATGGCAAAGATGGATAGTGTTATTATACCTGAACATGCAAAGCCTTTTGAAGCACAACAGTCTCAGCAGGAGGAACTTCATCCGTCCCAATCACCCCCTCCTTATGAAAAG CATATGAGGTCATTTCAATATGGAGAGCAAGGAAATCCTGATGTGTTTGGAGATTCGACCTATGACACTGGACCTGATACCGATGTTGGTTTTGGTGGTATCGATGATCCGGGTAGTCCAATGTGTGGTGGCATGGGTGATGAGTTTGAGAGTCCAACATGTCCTGCTGag AAAAAGGAAGAACCTCCTTACGAGACTCAAGTTTCACAGGAGAACATAGATACACATGAAAGCCTAGACGATTTGTGTCGGTCACATCTG AATAAGCTCCTTGCCAGCATAGCTGAGGTTGAACAACAGAGTGAGATGGATGCTCGAGTTTCAACGTGGAAAGAAAGAATCGAGCTTGCCTTGGAAGAGCAG GATAAAAACCCACCTTTTGATATTAGTTCATATGGAGAACAAATCCTTGACACGCTTTCATCAAGAACTGACGGTATGGGGATTGCAACTTTTAGTGAGATTGTTAATGGCAGACCAAAGTATGAGGTTGCAAGAACATTCTCTGCCATGCTCCAGCTG GTAAATGGCAGAAGTGTTGATCTGGACAAAGGACAAGCCACAAACGAGTTGGTGTGTTATACAGCTGAGAATCCATTCCATGTAAAGATCATCGGCCCCAACCGGAGGCCAGAGATGGAGGCACGCTTTGCACGCAAGAGAGCCAAGTCCCCGCTGCAAAATCCTGACAAAGGCGTTGAATCCTCCCTGGCACAACAAGAGTCCCACAAGAAACCATCTCATAAAAATGGCAAGATCCCAGTCAAGACAGCAATCAGGCTGACCCCTGATGGCAAGCGAAGGCGAAGGTCAGCTGCTCATCTTATGCAGCCGATCAATCTGGAATCCAGCGGATGA